In the genome of Haloferax mediterranei ATCC 33500, one region contains:
- a CDS encoding TenA family protein, which translates to MTNIDSDLETDVGSNTDAPSPVPDTYNQYTETRENPRFTDWLRARAGSQWDAATAHRFTRELGSDDLDPDVFRRYLVQDYAFVETLVGVFGHAVGQAPTMAAKSELVDFLGTLTDDEDDYFLRSFDALDVPESTYMEPSTTPTTRAFVDLLERAANQGGYAETLAVLVPAEWVYLTWASAVEDQSPSRFYLAEWIDLHAADDFAAFVNWLREELDREGAAASPHRQQRLDRLFRRMVELEVAFFDAAYESTSADGVRITESDEAGDAEW; encoded by the coding sequence GACGCACCGTCGCCAGTTCCCGACACCTACAATCAATATACCGAGACCAGAGAAAATCCGCGGTTCACTGATTGGCTCCGTGCCCGGGCGGGAAGCCAGTGGGACGCCGCAACGGCGCACCGATTCACACGTGAACTCGGAAGCGACGACCTCGACCCTGACGTATTCCGTCGATATCTGGTGCAAGATTACGCGTTCGTCGAAACGCTCGTCGGCGTCTTCGGACACGCCGTGGGCCAAGCGCCGACGATGGCTGCGAAGTCCGAACTCGTCGATTTCCTCGGGACACTGACCGACGACGAGGACGACTACTTCCTGCGCTCGTTCGATGCGTTGGATGTTCCGGAATCGACGTACATGGAACCGTCCACAACGCCGACGACTCGTGCATTCGTGGACCTCCTCGAACGTGCCGCGAACCAGGGGGGCTACGCAGAGACGCTGGCAGTGCTCGTTCCTGCCGAATGGGTTTACCTGACGTGGGCGAGTGCGGTGGAAGACCAGTCACCATCGCGTTTCTACCTCGCAGAATGGATTGACCTCCATGCCGCCGACGACTTTGCGGCGTTCGTCAATTGGCTTCGTGAGGAACTCGACCGCGAGGGTGCGGCCGCCTCTCCGCACCGACAGCAACGCCTCGACCGTTTGTTCCGTCGCATGGTGGAACTCGAAGTCGCGTTCTTCGATGCAGCGTACGAGTCGACATCGGCTGATGGAGTTCGTATTACTGAATCTGACGAGGCTGGTGATGCTGAATGGTAA
- a CDS encoding pyridoxamine 5'-phosphate oxidase family protein codes for MTELPEDVAALLTSEPLMAHLATCVDSRPHVAPVWFAYDTGNEVIEVLTTGRKLANIRENPRVALSVQKDIDGQAQWRVTMLGTATVVDDDEATRKSAQRINQRYGAEGTAWPENDLVRISVGTATVKEY; via the coding sequence ATGACTGAACTTCCCGAAGATGTTGCGGCACTTCTAACGAGTGAGCCATTGATGGCACATCTTGCGACCTGCGTCGACAGTCGACCACACGTTGCGCCCGTCTGGTTTGCTTACGATACAGGGAATGAAGTAATCGAGGTACTTACGACCGGGCGCAAGCTTGCGAATATTCGTGAGAACCCGCGGGTCGCGCTGTCGGTTCAGAAGGACATCGACGGACAAGCACAGTGGCGAGTCACCATGCTCGGAACTGCAACTGTCGTCGACGACGACGAGGCCACACGAAAATCGGCCCAGCGAATCAATCAAAGGTACGGGGCCGAAGGGACTGCGTGGCCCGAAAACGACCTCGTTCGGATTTCGGTCGGGACCGCGACAGTGAAGGAATACTGA
- a CDS encoding sodium:solute symporter family transporter, giving the protein MVSSMIALGLTVATLVLFTGIGVWVSRGRVDSVEDLISARGSTGERRTTATLVASVMGVWVLFSAPEAGAGFGIAAVVGYAIGEAVPMLVYAKLGPRIRRLIPHGHSLTEYAHARYGTAMYAFVLLVSALYMFIFLAAELTGIAGALSLVAGVPQWQTALLVGGFVLLYTSYGGLRASIATDAVQAVIVLPLLLLAFVGALVALGGPSAALDGITTANPGLLDLGALAGLQFGLALAFAILGAELINQTWWQRIYASDSEETVTRSFRNAALTNGLVVFVTAFFGIIAVGNADVITDVTSSNYNADVAFFVLLQDAFPEWLVLAAVLLALLLVMSSIDTLFNALSSLVTADLARLLSSPSDRRLAFGSRTLTVVVALAAIYVSLRAQSVLRLFFFADLLGAAVAFPLVYGLYSARITGLGALASSLTGLAFGLAYFPDLRGVTTALPLVGSILPSADPLYLTSFGGAFFVSAVASLIAARLSNTAFDLSRLSREIRLLDDSRAEKQTSD; this is encoded by the coding sequence ATGGTAAGTTCGATGATTGCACTCGGATTGACTGTCGCAACACTCGTCCTCTTTACCGGTATCGGTGTGTGGGTCTCCCGCGGTCGCGTCGATTCGGTCGAAGACCTCATCAGTGCACGGGGGTCGACGGGGGAACGACGAACCACGGCGACGCTCGTTGCCTCTGTGATGGGTGTTTGGGTGCTCTTTTCGGCACCCGAGGCGGGTGCTGGATTCGGTATCGCCGCCGTCGTCGGATACGCCATCGGTGAGGCAGTTCCGATGCTCGTTTACGCCAAACTCGGTCCCCGAATCCGACGACTCATCCCGCACGGTCACTCACTGACTGAATACGCCCACGCCCGGTACGGAACCGCCATGTACGCATTCGTCCTCTTGGTGAGTGCTCTTTACATGTTCATCTTCCTCGCTGCAGAACTAACTGGTATCGCGGGTGCGCTCTCACTCGTCGCCGGCGTCCCGCAGTGGCAGACTGCGCTTCTCGTCGGTGGCTTCGTTCTTCTCTACACGAGTTACGGCGGACTCAGAGCGAGTATCGCCACGGATGCGGTTCAAGCCGTCATCGTCCTCCCGCTTTTGCTCCTCGCATTCGTCGGCGCACTCGTTGCACTGGGTGGTCCTAGTGCCGCGCTTGACGGCATTACCACGGCCAACCCTGGACTCCTTGATTTGGGTGCTCTCGCCGGCTTACAGTTCGGACTCGCACTCGCGTTTGCTATCCTCGGTGCCGAACTCATCAACCAGACGTGGTGGCAGCGAATCTACGCCAGTGACTCCGAGGAGACGGTCACCCGAAGTTTCAGAAACGCAGCACTCACAAACGGACTTGTCGTCTTCGTGACTGCCTTTTTCGGTATTATCGCCGTCGGCAATGCCGACGTTATCACCGACGTAACGAGTTCGAACTACAATGCCGATGTTGCGTTCTTCGTCCTCTTGCAGGACGCGTTCCCCGAGTGGCTCGTTCTCGCGGCCGTGCTCTTGGCCCTGTTGCTCGTGATGAGTTCCATCGACACGTTGTTTAACGCCCTTTCGAGTCTCGTAACCGCAGACCTCGCACGGTTGTTATCGTCTCCGAGTGACCGGCGACTCGCGTTCGGTTCCCGAACACTGACTGTTGTTGTCGCGCTGGCGGCGATTTACGTCAGCCTCCGCGCGCAAAGTGTGCTTCGTCTGTTCTTCTTCGCCGACCTGCTCGGTGCTGCTGTCGCATTCCCACTCGTCTACGGGCTCTACTCGGCACGAATCACCGGACTAGGCGCACTCGCGAGCAGCCTTACTGGTCTCGCTTTCGGACTCGCGTATTTCCCGGACCTTCGCGGTGTTACCACGGCACTTCCACTCGTTGGTAGTATCCTTCCGTCGGCTGACCCGCTGTACCTCACGTCTTTCGGTGGGGCGTTTTTCGTCTCGGCGGTCGCTTCGTTGATTGCTGCGCGGCTTTCGAACACCGCGTTCGACCTTAGCCGACTGTCCCGCGAGATTCGACTCCTCGACGATTCTCGGGCAGAGAAGCAGACCTCCGACTGA